One genomic region from Skermania piniformis encodes:
- the rpsJ gene encoding 30S ribosomal protein S10, protein MAGQKIRIRLKAYDHEAIDASARKIVETVTRTGARVVGPVPLPTEKNVYCVIRSPHKYKDSREHFEMRTHKRLIDILDPTPKTVDALMRIDLPASVDVNIQ, encoded by the coding sequence GTGGCGGGACAGAAGATCCGCATCAGGCTCAAGGCCTATGACCACGAGGCGATCGACGCGTCCGCGCGCAAGATCGTCGAGACGGTGACCCGGACCGGGGCGCGTGTGGTCGGCCCGGTGCCGTTGCCGACCGAGAAGAACGTGTACTGCGTCATACGTTCGCCGCACAAGTACAAGGATTCGCGTGAGCACTTCGAGATGCGCACGCACAAGCGGCTGATCGACATCCTCGACCCGACGCCGAAGACGGTGGATGCGTTGATGCGCATCGACCTGCCGGCGAGTGTCGACGTGAATATCCAGTGA
- the rplC gene encoding 50S ribosomal protein L3 has protein sequence MAANSNTSDTSAKARPATGILGTKLGMTQVFDDKNRVVPVTVVKAGPAVVTQIRTEERDGYSAVQIAFGAVDPRRVNKPETGHFAKAGVTPRRHVVEIRVADAGQFEVGQELTAEVFSDGAFVDVTGTSKGKGFAGTMKRHGFRGQGASHGAQAVHRRPGSIGGCATPGRVFKGMRMSGRMGNDRVTTQNLTVHKVDAENGLLLIKGAIPGRNGGVVIVKSAVKGGARA, from the coding sequence ATGGCGGCAAACTCCAACACATCAGATACGTCCGCGAAGGCGCGGCCGGCGACCGGAATCCTCGGCACCAAGCTCGGGATGACGCAGGTCTTCGACGACAAGAACCGGGTGGTTCCGGTCACCGTCGTCAAGGCCGGTCCGGCCGTGGTGACCCAGATCCGCACCGAAGAGCGGGATGGCTACAGCGCGGTGCAGATCGCGTTCGGCGCCGTCGATCCGCGCCGGGTGAACAAGCCGGAGACCGGCCACTTCGCCAAGGCCGGCGTGACCCCGCGACGGCACGTCGTGGAGATCCGGGTCGCCGACGCCGGACAGTTCGAGGTCGGTCAGGAGCTGACCGCCGAGGTGTTCAGCGACGGCGCATTCGTCGACGTCACCGGCACCAGCAAAGGCAAGGGTTTCGCCGGCACGATGAAGCGGCACGGCTTCCGCGGCCAGGGCGCCAGCCATGGTGCGCAGGCCGTGCACCGGCGGCCGGGTTCGATCGGCGGCTGCGCTACTCCGGGCCGGGTGTTCAAGGGCATGCGGATGTCCGGCCGGATGGGCAACGACCGGGTGACCACACAGAATCTGACCGTGCACAAGGTGGACGCGGAGAACGGCCTGCTGCTGATCAAGGGCGCGATCCCGGGTCGTAACGGCGGCGTCGTGATCGTCAAGAGCGCTGTGAAGGGTGGTGCTCGGGCATGA
- the rplD gene encoding 50S ribosomal protein L4 — protein sequence MTSLEKKTGANLTLTVKVPGGGSDGTVDLPAEIFDVEPNIPLMHQVVVAQLAAGRQGTHATKTRGEVRGGGRKPYRQKGTGRARQGSTRAPQFTGGGTVHGPQPRDYSQRTPKKMKAAALRSALSDRARNDRIHVISRLVTGESPSTKGANAFLTELSDRRKFLLVVGRTDETAWLSARNLPTVHLLSPDQLNTYDVLDSDDIVFSVDALRSFLDSRTSSATGTGTTVEAVE from the coding sequence ATGACCAGCCTCGAGAAGAAGACGGGTGCGAACCTGACGCTCACCGTGAAGGTGCCGGGCGGGGGCAGCGACGGAACGGTCGACCTGCCGGCGGAGATCTTCGATGTGGAGCCGAACATCCCGCTGATGCACCAGGTCGTGGTCGCGCAGCTGGCGGCCGGCCGGCAGGGCACCCATGCGACCAAGACCCGCGGCGAGGTCCGCGGTGGTGGCCGCAAACCGTACCGGCAGAAGGGCACCGGCCGCGCGCGGCAGGGCTCGACCCGGGCGCCGCAGTTCACCGGCGGCGGCACGGTGCACGGTCCGCAGCCACGCGACTACAGCCAGCGCACCCCGAAGAAGATGAAGGCGGCCGCGCTACGCAGCGCCTTGTCCGACCGGGCGCGCAACGACCGGATCCACGTGATCAGCCGGCTGGTGACCGGGGAGAGCCCGTCGACGAAGGGCGCCAACGCGTTCCTCACCGAGCTGTCCGATCGCCGAAAGTTCCTGTTGGTGGTCGGTCGGACGGACGAGACGGCCTGGCTGTCGGCGCGCAACCTGCCGACCGTGCATCTGCTCTCGCCGGATCAGTTGAATACCTACGATGTGCTGGACAGCGACGACATCGTGTTCAGTGTCGATGCGCTGCGCAGCTTTCTGGACAGCCGTACCTCGAGCGCTACCGGGACCGGCACCACTGTGGAGGCAGTCGAATGA
- the rplW gene encoding 50S ribosomal protein L23, with protein MTTIADPRDILLAPVISEKSYGLIEEGTYTFLVHPDSNKTQIKIAVEKVFGVTVTSVNTANRQGKRKRTRFGYGKRKATKRALVTLSADSKPIEIFGGPVA; from the coding sequence ATGACCACGATCGCCGACCCGCGTGACATCCTGCTCGCGCCGGTCATCTCGGAGAAGTCCTACGGGCTGATCGAGGAAGGCACCTACACCTTCCTGGTGCACCCGGACTCGAACAAGACGCAGATCAAGATCGCCGTGGAGAAGGTCTTCGGGGTGACGGTGACCAGCGTCAACACCGCGAATCGGCAGGGTAAACGGAAGCGGACCCGGTTCGGTTACGGCAAGCGCAAGGCCACCAAGCGCGCACTGGTGACGCTTTCGGCCGACAGCAAGCCCATCGAGATCTTCGGAGGACCGGTCGCATAA
- the rplB gene encoding 50S ribosomal protein L2 has product MAIRKYKPTTPGRRGSSVSDFAEITRSTPEKSLVRPLHGKGGRNAHGRITTRHKGGGHKRAYRLIDFRRNDKDGVPAKVAHIEYDPNRTAHIALLHYADGEKRYIIAPKGVKQGTRIDAGANADIKPGNNLPLRSIPTGTTVHAVELRPGGGAKLARSAGMSIQLLGKEGSYAVLRMPSGEIRRVDVRCRATIGEVGNAEQSNINWGKAGRMRWKGKRPTVRGVVMNPVDHPHGGGEGKTSGGRHPVSPWGQPEGRTRKPNRPSDKLIVRRRRTGKKR; this is encoded by the coding sequence ATGGCTATCCGCAAGTACAAGCCGACCACTCCCGGTCGCCGCGGCTCGTCGGTTTCCGACTTCGCCGAGATCACCCGGTCCACGCCGGAGAAGTCGCTGGTCCGCCCGTTGCACGGAAAGGGCGGGCGGAACGCGCACGGCCGGATCACCACCCGGCACAAGGGCGGCGGACACAAGCGCGCGTACCGGCTGATCGACTTCCGGCGCAACGACAAGGACGGGGTGCCGGCCAAGGTCGCGCACATCGAATACGACCCCAACCGGACCGCGCATATCGCACTGCTGCACTACGCCGACGGCGAGAAGCGGTACATCATCGCGCCGAAGGGGGTCAAGCAGGGCACCCGGATCGACGCCGGTGCCAACGCCGACATCAAGCCGGGCAACAACCTGCCGCTGCGGTCGATCCCGACCGGCACCACGGTGCACGCGGTGGAGCTGCGGCCGGGCGGTGGCGCCAAGCTGGCCCGATCCGCCGGGATGAGCATCCAGCTGCTCGGTAAAGAAGGCAGCTACGCGGTGCTCCGGATGCCGTCCGGCGAGATCCGGCGGGTCGACGTGCGGTGCCGCGCCACCATCGGCGAGGTCGGCAACGCCGAGCAGTCCAACATCAACTGGGGCAAGGCCGGCCGGATGCGGTGGAAGGGCAAGCGCCCGACCGTGCGCGGTGTCGTGATGAACCCGGTCGACCATCCGCACGGCGGTGGCGAGGGTAAAACCTCCGGCGGCCGGCACCCGGTCAGCCCGTGGGGGCAGCCGGAAGGCCGTACCCGCAAGCCGAACCGTCCCAGTGACAAACTCATCGTCCGCCGCCGGCGTACCGGCAAGAAGCGCTGA
- the rpsS gene encoding 30S ribosomal protein S19, with amino-acid sequence MPRSLKKGPFVDDHLLAKVDVQNERNTKQVIKTWSRRSTIIPDFIGHTFAVHDGRKHVPVFVSENMVGHKLGEFAPTRTFKGHIKDDRKSKRR; translated from the coding sequence ATGCCACGCAGCCTCAAGAAAGGCCCGTTCGTCGACGACCACCTCCTGGCGAAGGTGGACGTACAGAACGAGCGGAACACCAAGCAGGTCATCAAGACCTGGTCACGCCGTTCCACCATCATCCCGGACTTCATCGGGCACACCTTCGCCGTCCATGACGGTCGCAAGCATGTGCCGGTGTTCGTCTCGGAGAACATGGTCGGGCACAAGCTCGGCGAGTTCGCGCCGACCCGCACGTTCAAGGGCCACATCAAGGACGACCGGAAGAGCAAGCGGCGATGA
- the rplV gene encoding 50S ribosomal protein L22, giving the protein MSDTSTAPVTARATAKHVRVTPMKARRVVDLVRGRSVADALAILRFAPQSASEPVAKVVASAAANAENNLGLNPATLVISKAYVDEGATLKRFQPRAQGRAFRIRKRSSHITIEVESIPTVGGSRRRKGGAK; this is encoded by the coding sequence ATGAGCGACACGAGTACCGCGCCGGTCACCGCACGGGCGACCGCCAAGCATGTCCGGGTCACGCCGATGAAGGCGCGCCGGGTGGTCGATCTGGTTCGCGGCCGGTCGGTCGCCGACGCCCTGGCGATCCTGCGGTTCGCGCCGCAGTCGGCGAGCGAGCCGGTGGCGAAGGTGGTCGCGAGCGCGGCGGCCAATGCCGAGAACAACCTGGGCCTGAATCCGGCCACCCTGGTCATCTCGAAGGCCTACGTGGACGAGGGCGCCACGCTGAAGCGGTTCCAGCCCCGCGCGCAGGGCCGGGCGTTCCGGATCCGCAAGCGGTCCAGCCACATCACCATCGAGGTCGAGTCGATTCCGACCGTCGGTGGATCTCGCCGCCGGAAGGGAGGGGCGAAGTAA
- the rpsC gene encoding 30S ribosomal protein S3 — protein MGQKINPHGFRLGITTDWKSRWYADKQYAEYVKEDVAIRKLLATGMERAGIAKVEIERTRDRVRVDIHTARPGIVIGRRGAEADRIRAELEKLTGKQVQLNILEVRNAESEAQLVAQGVAEQLSNRVAFRRAMRKAIQSAMRQPNVKGIRVQCSGRLGGAEMSRSEFYREGRVPLHTLRADIDYGLYEAKTTFGRIGVKVWIYKGDIVGGKRELAAPAAPSGDRPRRERPSRPRRSGSAGTTATSTDAGRAATATADEAPAAQTQEG, from the coding sequence ATGGGACAGAAGATCAATCCGCACGGCTTCCGTCTCGGCATCACCACCGACTGGAAGTCCCGGTGGTACGCCGACAAGCAGTACGCCGAGTACGTCAAGGAAGACGTCGCGATTCGCAAGTTGCTCGCGACCGGTATGGAACGTGCCGGCATCGCGAAGGTCGAGATCGAACGCACCCGCGACCGGGTTCGCGTGGATATCCACACCGCTCGGCCGGGCATCGTGATCGGACGGCGTGGTGCCGAGGCCGACCGGATTCGGGCCGAACTGGAGAAGCTCACCGGTAAGCAGGTGCAGCTGAACATTCTCGAGGTGCGCAACGCCGAGTCCGAGGCGCAGCTGGTGGCCCAGGGGGTTGCCGAGCAGCTGTCGAACCGGGTGGCGTTCCGCCGGGCGATGCGTAAGGCGATCCAATCCGCGATGCGGCAGCCGAACGTGAAGGGCATCCGGGTGCAGTGCTCGGGCCGGCTCGGCGGCGCCGAGATGTCCCGGTCGGAGTTCTACCGGGAGGGTCGGGTGCCGCTGCACACGCTGCGTGCCGACATCGATTACGGCCTGTACGAGGCGAAGACCACGTTCGGTCGGATCGGCGTGAAGGTCTGGATCTACAAGGGCGACATCGTCGGTGGCAAGCGCGAGCTGGCCGCGCCGGCGGCGCCGTCGGGTGATCGGCCGCGTCGGGAACGGCCCAGCCGGCCGCGTCGTTCGGGGTCCGCCGGTACCACCGCGACCAGCACCGACGCCGGGCGAGCGGCGACCGCCACCGCCGACGAAGCGCCGGCGGCGCAGACTCAGGAGGGCTGA